In one Oncorhynchus masou masou isolate Uvic2021 chromosome 23, UVic_Omas_1.1, whole genome shotgun sequence genomic region, the following are encoded:
- the LOC135510272 gene encoding zinc finger protein 41 homolog, whose protein sequence is MYKLQLLSVFLNDRLTAAAVEIFGEVEKMVVEYQEENNRLRSLLRITPDIKLCRIDSLQLSLADSEEEVPPEQQHCEQEWSPSLGQKDPVPTQIKEEQEEVRTSQEEEQLQGVEPDIIEFNFTPSCVKSECDQEDPLQSLALPQTQTVENRKSGSKPVYPEPLGTVTHLRGLDIPCDPPDNQNNASSHSSAISSNPVGLDSSPQLDLIPPMGELCTCPFCGKTFKQKGNLSMHMRIHTGEKPFSCGDCGKSFIQKGDLRRHILTHTGEKPFSCNFCCKSFNQKGDLRRHILTHTGEKPFSCCYCGKGFIRKEHLTAHIRTHTGEVSVSGRT, encoded by the exons ATGTATAAACTACAGTTGTTGAGTGTGTTTTTAAATGATCGTTTAACTGCGGCTGCTGTGGAGATTTTCGGGGAAGTAGAGAAAATGGTAGTGGAGTACCAGGAGGAGAATAATCGTCTACGGAGCCTGCTGCGGATCACACCGGACATAAAACTATGTAGAATAG ACTCCCTGCAGCTCTCTCTCGCTGACTCTGAAGAGGAGGTTCCCCCTGAGCAGCAGCACTGTGAGCAGGAGTGGAGCCCCAGTCTGGGACAGAAGGACCCAGTGCCCACACAGAttaaagaggaacaggaggaagtcaggaccagtcaggaggaggagcagcttcAAGGGGTGGAGCCTGATATCATAGAGTTCAATTTCACTCCTTCCTGTGTGAAAAGTgaatgtgatcaggaggacccaCTTCAGTCCTTGGCTCTTCCCCAAACCCAGACTGTGGAGAACAGAAAGAGTGGCTCTAAACCAGTATATCCTGAACCTCTTGGCACTGTGACCCACCTAAGGGGTCTGGACATTCCCTGTGATCCTCCAGATAATCAGAACAATGCCTCCAGCCACAGTTCAGCCATAAGCAGCAACCCAGTAGGACTTGACAGCAGCCCACAATTGGATCTGATCCCACCAATGGGGGAACTCTGCACCTGCCCCTTTTGTGGCAAGACCTTCAAACAAAAAGGAAATCTGTCCATGCACATGaggattcacacaggagagaaaccttttagctgtggtgactgtgggaagagctttATTCAGAAGGGGGACTTAAGGAGACATATactgactcacacaggagagaaaccattcaGCTGTAATTTTTGCTGTAAAAGCTTCAATCAGAAAGGGGACCTAAGGAGACATATcctgactcacacaggagagaaaccatttagctgtTGTTACTGTGGTAAGGGATTCATTCGCAAGGAGCACCTAACTGCACATATACGGACTCACACGGGGGAAGTTTCGGTCTCAGGCAGAACCTAA
- the LOC135510271 gene encoding zinc finger protein 189-like: MFKLQLFRVFLNERLTAAAVDIFGAVEKTVVEYQEENDRLRRLLGITPELITPELQLCRTDSLQLSLPVSEEQVPPEQQHCEQEWSPSRGQEDPETTQIKEEREEVRTSQEEEQLQGLFDTKDFIFTPSCVKSECDQEDPLWSLTLPQTQTVENRERDFKPMNLKPYATVTRLKDLNNLCDPPDNQNNAFILSSAISSDPVGLDSSPLLDPNPLLNLNPPMEKQCFKPSTSRKTHHCRDCGETFALKADLQRHVTHTRKRPSECLFCKKLYTSTCKLKAHVQLCHGGKPCTCPFCGKTFKQKGHLSRHMSIHTGEKPFCCGDCWKSFNRKEHLTRHIRIHRGEKPFSCGDCGKSFNRKEHLTEHRQTHTGEKQHGCSVCGKRFTRKTHLLKHMDNIHKEGKTDRRKKIFSQKMGIKRQDVDNTRRKGKQPQTIHIVGLR, encoded by the exons ATGTTTAAACTACAGTTGTTTCGTGTGTTTTTAAATGAGCGTTTAACGGCGGCTGCTGTGGATATTTTTGGGGCAGTTGAGAAAACGGTAGTGGAGTACCAGGAGGAGAATGATCGGCTACGGAGACTGCTGGGGATCACACCCGAGCTCATTACACCAGAGTTACAACTATGTCGAACTG actccctgcagctctctctccctgtctctgaagAGCAGGTTCCCCCTGAGCAGCAGCACTGTGAGCAGGAGTGGAGCCCCAGTCGGGGGCAGGAGGACCCAGAGACCACACAGATTAAAGAGGAACGGGAGGAAGTCAGGACCagtcaggaggaagagcagcttcaaGGGCTCTTTGATACCAAAGACTTTATATTCACTCCTTCCTGTGTGAAAAGTgaatgtgatcaggaggacccaCTTTGGTCCTTGACTCTTCCCCAAACCCAGActgtggagaacagagagagagactttaaacCAATGAATCTCAAACCTTACGCCACTGTGACCCGCCTAAAGGACCTCAACAATCTGTGTGACCCTCCAGATAATCAAAACAATGCTTTCATCCTCAGCTCAGCCATAAGCAGCGACCCAGTAGGACTTGACAGCAGCCCACTATTGGATCCCAACCCACTGTTGAATCTCAACCCACCAATGGAGAAACAGTGTTTCAAACCCAGCACATCTAGAAAAACTCACCACTGCCGTGACTGTGGTGAAACATTTGCACTGAAAGCTGACCTGCAGAGGCATGTGACTCACACCAGGAAGAGACCCAGCGAATGCCTCTTCTGCAAAAaactctatacctccacctgtAAACTGAAGGCCCATGTCCAACTCTGTCACGGTGGTAAACCCTGCACCTGTCCCTTTTGTGGGAAGACCTTCAAACAAAAAGGTCATCTGTCCAGGCACATGagtattcacacaggagagaaaccattttGCTGTGGTGACTGTTGGAAAAGCTTCAATCGTAAGGAGCACCTTACCAGGCATATACGCATTCACAGaggagagaaaccttttagctgtggtgactgtgggaaaagcttcaATCGCAAGGAGCACCTAACTGAACATAGACAGACTCACACAGGAGAAAAACAACATGGCTGCTCAGTCTGTGGTAAAAGATTCACTCGGAAGACTCATCTGCTGAAGCATATGGACAATATCCACAAAGAGGGAAAAACAGACAGAAGAAAGAAAATCTTCAGTCAGAAGATGGGAATAAAAAGGCAGGATGTGGACAACACTCGTAGGAAAGGAAAGCAACCCCAGACCATTCATATTGTGGGTCTCAGATaa